DNA from Nymphaea colorata isolate Beijing-Zhang1983 chromosome 4, ASM883128v2, whole genome shotgun sequence:
TCACTTCACACATGAAGAGAGCGGTCCAACACTTTGGCCGTGATATCACTTCACACATGAGGAGAGCGGTACAGCACTTTCTCTATCTAATCTCTCTTCTACTATTCAATATATTAGCTTCAATTCTGTAATGGATTTGCTCTCTTCTACTCTTGGGCAGTGGGCGAGTGTGTGCAGAGCAAGGTGGTGCCATGCTGAACAGAAACCAATGCTTGAGGAATATCTGAGCAACAACCGGGCTGCCATGACCGGCCCTATTCTCCTCCCTGACTACTTCCTCCCACAAAACGAGGAACAAGCAATCCAGCAGCTGCAGTCTCAGTCCCACATCATCAACTTGTCATAGTTCGTCTCGTCTCCCACTTTCAACCATGTTGATGCCCATTAAGGGTTAATACATAAATtcaatactctctctctttatatccACCAGTGGTTGTCTTTTCATGTTACTCATGTGTGCATTTGAATCATCAGATTAGACCATCACATGTGTTTGATCTGTCTCAATTCACAGAAACTGCCAACACAAAAACTGCACGTTGGCTAGCTTCTCAAAATGATAAGGAGGCGCCCTCAACATGACATGTGAAACATCTGTTTGCCATAATTGCTTTTCAACCCATTGAGTAGACCTAGGAGGAGCACAAGAAATTGAGTAGGAAACACGCGTTTTCATTTCCCTTCGGTGTGTTGTATCGTatgcaaccaattttttttatcggATCAAGTCAATTTTCATGTTCCCCAATGGTTTTTGCCTTTTGTGCTTATGATTTTCTAGCTATCTATTCTGTTGCTTATTCCAAATACACAGCCTAGCCTGCTTTCTAGTTGACTGAGAATTGGGTAGTCCTAGTTTTCCTTTATAAagtttcataaatattttgtctATGGGTAGCGAAGTTGATAGCGTAGAGGGAATTGGGTGTGTATGACAAGTTCAGAAAAGGAGGGTGTGATGCTTTACTGCTCCCCCACTTGAGAGGAGAACAATGCTTCAtatgttttaatttattaaatgaCCAGAAATGGGATCTCAAATACTTGAAACAATGGAACTGTTGCTAAGCAAGCGGATggttttctaaagaaaaaatgaaaatcaccaTAGAACCTTATAATGAACAAACAGTTTTGCATTTCATCTCTGCTTTATCGACTTATTGACTCATGAACCTAGGGGAAACAACAAATGTATGTATCATGGTCCTCAAGAACATGGCATCAGATTCTCAACCATGGTCCTGAAGAACAGAGCATCAAATTCTCGACCATGGTCTTGAAAAACTAGGCATCAGCTTTCGGACCATGgtagtgtgtgtgtatatatatatatatatatatatatatatatatatatataatatatatatatatatatatatatatatatatatatatatatatatataatatatatatatatatatatatatatatatatatatatatatatagagagagagagagagagagagagagagagagagagagagagcagcctAGTCCTAGTCCAAGTGTAAAGTGGTAATATCACGAAAATGACACAAAATTACAAGATGAAGACAAATAAAGAACCGTAGGAAAGCcgcaaaatgataaaaattgaggAAAACTTAGGATGACCAACGAGTTTGAGCATGAAGTCAAGCACAGAAGGCAAAATAgtttaagaagaaagaaactcaaaacaacCTCAAACCAAAGAAATTGAATAGGTACTCAAACCCATCACCATGAacacaaaattaacaaaacaaaagagtgaggaggaaggaagaagtaTACACGTTTGCCCATCTTAACAATAACGTAAGGGTCGCTGGATCTCAGATCCCTGACAGCCAGATCCACACCTCTAATCACCACCCTCACCCTCAAGAAGAAATGCATAGTGTGTATGAGAAGTTCAGAAAAGGGCATCATGTTATTTAATGTATCGTCGTGTAAACATCACAAGAAGAAATTTACATACCATAGAGTATATTATTTAATATGTTAAAACAGAGCACGTTCAAAGTAGCTAGGATCATCGTGGCCGGCCCATAACTAAAACCCGCTGCCGACGAGCAAGCATAGTGTGGATACTGAAGTAGACCTGACTGTGGATTATTATGAGCCAGGTGAGTTGGATGTACAAAAAATAAGAGATGGTGCCTGCAATGTCGAAGAGTATCTAATCAAGCACCGGACCTATTAGCTAGCATACAAGTCTTCAGATCCATTTACTTTTGCTACATTAACTTTAGCTTTTGTTTACACAAGAGACATGGTTATGTTGCGTTGGCTGACTTAGGAGAGCCCTGTTTCTTTCTTGAGAACCTTtgctttttttccctctttccctttttaATTCCCCTTTCATTACTCTTCTCTACAACTTCATTTTTTGGCTATTCTAGGCTTGTATCACTGCATATAAAATTTAGTTAAACTGGTAATGTGAttggaaaaatattgttttaatTGCACGAAAGTACCACCATGCACAAAATGTCGTTCATCATTTCCGTAAGAGGGTAATCTCAATAGTCTCACTTGATGGCTGCCCATGATGGTCGCTCGCACGGCTTAGCCCACTTGCTTTTCGCCTTGCTCTCTTGCATAGGCCGCTAGCCTCACTTGACTGCCGCCCATGCAGCCTCTGTACAACACTTGTGTGGGTAGTCTCCCTTGTACGCGGAGAGGCCTTCGAGAGCGAGCGGGTGGCAATATAACTTCCCTAGTGTGCTGAGGAGGCGCCCTCTACTTTGCTTGGGTGCTAGATAGCCTCCCTTGCACGTTGGCTAGCTTCTCAAAATGATAAGGAGGCGCCCTTTAGACCATGAACGATACGAGTTGGTGTTTCCATTTTGATACACATAAATGATACGTATGGTGATCACTAGTGGTTACTTCTAAGTGGTTAAAATGATTAACCAATTCTTTTGCAAATTTAAAGAATGCTCTTGGATCACTCGAAGTTTATGTTACAGGAGGACTGCTGGCTGCGAATCAGGTATGACATACAGCAAGTGGTTACTTCTAAGTGGTTAACATATCACATGAAGTGGTTATGTGGTTTGCTGTTACTTCTAGACACAGAACTAAATTAATTAGAAGCCCCTTCACATTTTGCCCTACCCAGAAAGAAAGGGCATAGAGCTCGGTCTGCTTTCAACCCCTTCCATGGGACGCTTTCACACTGAGACAGTTATTTTTATCGTGGAGATTATAGAATCAAGAAGTCAAAGTATCAAATTTAGGTATAGCTAATTGATGTGAAGAAAGTTAGGCAACTTTGAATaggaacaaaaggaaaaaggtgcATACAGCAAGTTCCTCAACATATAATGGTAAATAAGTAAACTGTTATTATCAACCCAAATTTCTTAGTTACAGAACTCACCAAAAGTTAAACATCCGCGCCGGAAAACACAGAGAAATGTCCGGCAAGCTTGTGAAGATGATTCTGACCTCGTTTCCGGTCGTACCGAGAGCAAAGTGTCCCCCCGTGTGACCGGAGAGAAGAGAATTCCTCTTTCTACGAGAGCCTACTACGACTGGTTGAGGGTGAAACAGGGGAACAAAACGCCTGGATATTTCAGCTAGTGAGGAAAATCTAGCATCTAGCTGCAAAAAAAGGTGGGACTGAAAGGGAGGTTCAGACTCTGCAGGACTCCCACACCGAGAGCATATCCCCCCTGAGCAAATTTTCTCAGTGCCCTCGTTCTCCTAAAACGACTCTGAAGAGTGTCTTTGAACGGAATGATGGACAGTCTACTGTCATGTCTGCCGAGGGGAGAAAACAGGCCCCAACTGAAACAAAGGAGGAGCAGGGCATAAGATTGAACTATCCGGTGTGGCTTACGGGCAAGGGTATGGTGACAGTAGATGAGAAAGAAGCAATGGCCTTGTGCCATGCTACAGCAGGTTTACAACAAGGAATTCACCCGTTCCAACGCTTGAAATCGGTTGAAGTGGCTGAGAAACTGCAGCGTAATCCTCAGCTTGACACTAGCTCAATCCCCACGCGTTCTCAGATGGTCGTGTTCTCGGTGGCCAAGGTAGGAGGATCTGAGAATACCAATAAAACAAAGGCGACCGAGGGCTTATGGGCGTGCGGTATAGACTGTGCTCCTGCTGCAGGAAGTTACAAGCCACGATCACTAGCAAAGATCGCGTTATGACTTCGGCCAGCTGAACACCAACACCCCTAACCCAAAAATCTCGAGCCCGGGGGAATAAGATTGCAAGAAGCAGAGGTGGGATCCCTGTCCTTTCTAAAGGCCCCTCATAAACCTACGCTCTTCCTAACCGGCTGGGACTTCGAGCGTAAAGGACTGCAAGAGGTAGAGTTGCTGTCCAAGCTGGGACAGCAGACCTCCACTATCATCCTAGAGGGTTTGCAGCGGGTAACGCTATCACAGGGAGGCAATCATTCATGTTCTATAGCAGCTTCACCCATATTCGTGGCAGTCAAAAGGGCCACCTTCATCTCACCCAAACAGGTCAACCCCACAACGGCAAGGAGGGGAATTACGCTGCTGGGTAGAAGCGGAGATGAGAAAGATACCAGGACGAGGAGTTGGGTCACTTTCCTTGGGATCCTGGTGGCCCTCAACCAAGGAAAAGAGCCTCACTTGAAGAACGCTGGTCGCTTCAGTGATGAGCTAGATCGCGCAAAGCGTGAGGGCAGGCTCTTTCTTAGGGGGTGAATTTGATACAACCCAACCCTCGCTTGGCGAAGGTGGCCGAGAGTTGGCAGTACCCTCGCCGTTTGGGACCAGATGGGGGGCGCCTCCTTATCATTTTGAGAAGCTAGCCAACGTGCAAGGGAGGCTATCTAGCACCCAAGCAAAGTAGAGGGCGCCTCCTCAGCACACTAGGGAAGTTATATTGCCACCCGCTCGCTCTCGAAGGCCTCTCCGCGTACAAGGGAGACTACCCACACAAGTGTTGTACAGAGGCTGCATGGGCAGCAGTCAAGTGAGGCTAGCGGCCTATGCAAGAGAGCAAGGCGAAAAGCAAGTGGGCTAAGCCGTGCGAGCGACCATCATGGGCAGCCATCAAGTGAGACTATTGAGATTACCCTCTTACGGAAATGATGAACGACATTTTGTGCATGGTGGTACTTTCGTGCAattaaaacaatatttttccaaTCACATTACCAGTTTAACTAAATTTTATATGCAGTGATACAAGCCTAGAATAGCCAAAAAATGAAGTTGTAGAGAAGAGTAATGAAAGGGGAATtaaaaagggaaagagggaaaaaaagcaAAGGTTCTCAAGAAAGAAACAGGGCTCTCCTAAGTCAGCCAACGCAACATAACCATGTCTCTTGTGTAAACAAAAGCTAAAGTTAATGTAGCAAAAGTAAATGGATCTGAAGACTTGTATGCTAGCTAATAGGTCCGGTGCTTGATTAGATACTCTTCGACATTGCAGGCACCATCTCTTATTTTTTGTACATCCAACTCACCTGGCTCATAATAATCCACAGTCAGGTCTACTTCAGTATCCACACTATGCTTGCTCGTCGGCAGCGGGTTTTAGTTATGGGCCGGCCACGATGATCCTAGCTACTTTGAACGTGCTCTGTTTTAACATATTAAATAATATACTCTATGGTATGTAAATTTCTTCTTGTGATGTTTACACGACGATACATTAAATAACATGATGCCCTTTTCTGAACTTCTCATACACACTATGCATTTCTTCTTGAGGGTGAGGGTGGTGATTAGAGGTGTGGATCTGGCTGTCAGGGATCTGAGATCCAGCGACCCTTACGTTATTGTTAAGATGGGCAAACGTGTAtacttcttccttcctcctcactcttttgttttgttaattttgtgtTCATGGTGATGGGTTTGAGTACCTATTCAATTTCTTTGGTTTGAGgttgttttgagtttctttcttcttaaacTATTTTGCCTTCTGTGCTTGACTTCATGCTCAAACTCGTTGGTCATCCTAAGTTTTcctcaatttttatcattttgcgGCTTTCCTACGGTTCTTTATTTGTCTTCATCTTGTAATTTTGTGTCATTTTCGTGATATTACCACTTTACACTTGGACTAGGACTaggctgctctctctctctctctctctctctctctctctctctctatatatatatatatatatatatatatatatatatatatatatatatatatatatatatatatatatatatatatatatacacacacacactaccaTGGTCCGAAAGCTGATGCCTAGTTTTTCAAGACCATGGTCGAGAATTTGATGCTCTGTTCTTCAGGACCATGGTTGAGAATCTGATGCCATGTTCTTGAGGACCATGATACATACATTTGTTGTTTCCCCTAGGTTCATGAGTCAATAAGTCGATAAAGCAGAGATGAAATGCAAAACTGTTTGTTCATTATAAGGTTCTAtggtgattttcattttttctttagaaaaccATCCGCTTGCTTAGCAACAGTTCCATTGTTTCAAGTATTTGAGATCCCATTTCTGGtcatttaataaattaaaacataTGAAGCTTTGTTCTCCTCTCAAGTGGGGGAGCCGTAAAGCATCACACCCTCCTTTTCTGAACTTGTCATACACACCCAATTCCCTCTACGCTATCAACTTCGCTACCCATagacaaaatatttatgaaactTTATAAAGGAAAACTAGGACTACCCAATTCTCAGTCAACTAGAAAGCAGGCTAGGCTGTGTATTTGGAATAAGCAACAGAATAGATAGCTAGAAAATCATAAGCACAAAAGGCAAAAACCATTGGGGAACATGAAAATTGACTTGATccgataaaaaaaattggttgcatACGATACAACACACCGAAGGGAAATGAAAACGCGTGTTTCCTACTCAATTTCTTGTGCTCCTCCTAGGTCTACTCAATGGGTTGAAAAGCAATTATGGCAAACAGAAGTTTCACATGTCATGTTTTTGAAAGTATTGCAGCATAATGCTGCTACTCATAACTACcgtttctctgtttttctttttctttacatgGGTCCCTTCAGTTTGAGATGATGCttaattaggaaaaaataaTCGGAATTGGCAGCAGCTGGTGTATTCCTAAAAATAATTGGAATTGGCAGCAACTGGTGCATTCGGACTATAGGTGGCTGACAAGGAGAAAACAGTTGAGAAAATGAGAGATCAAGAGTGAGTGACTCAAGGAGAGAAACGAGAGAAGGCGAGAGGGAGACATCACCGGTCATCGGCACTGCAGTTGACCGTCGCTGGTTCGGGTTGCTGATGATTGTTGAGTGAACAGAGGGAGAGCAGGAGGCAGGGCAACACTACCAATCGGACTAGCTCCACCCCTCGGATCTTGCTGACCATATAACTGATTTACACTGAGTCGGTGAAGATCATACATATCATTTATGTGTATCAAAATGGAAACACCAACTCGTATCATTCATATGCCTTGGGCTCGCACAAATTATAAgtgaattatttttcttttatgcatctatattaaaaaaaaaagacatctaGCCAGACATCCAATTGTTTtacatattaaaaaagaaacagtgtCAGAAACCATACAGTGGAcattaattttacaaaatggcacttttttaaaagtaaatGATTCATTTTTCCTATATAAATaagttctttcttctttaatttgtcactttatttataacaaaaaattaattgtgCTCTTTAAGtagtgtttgataaaaaaaacaacactTTATTCTTGAAACACGTGTTTTAGTAATACCATGATCTTACTTGAAGAAATATAACTTGACTTGGTCCACCATTTGATTGTTTGACTTATAAATTATATTcatattgcatatatatatatttttaacaacaacatgaatttttaaaacatgtgtTTTCAAAACGCaagtttttcttattaaatacCCCCTTAAGTACTCGCATGCATTTGTATAAGatgtttaaaatactttttttttttacaatctcaAGCATAAATAGATTTAGGGCAATTGTTTTTACGAAACATTATGCTTtgaataatatttaaaaaatacaatggTAAATTTGTAACCCTCCAAGTTTCAATGGATTGTGAACTATTGATGTCTCAAATCGTGGGTTGTACAGGTGAGTTTAATGTCTTTTCATTAAACATGCATGGTTTTTCACCGCCACCATGAGCCTTGGTTACAAAATACATAGAACGAGTTTAAATAGCTGAAGTTCCTATAATTTTGGCAATAATAAACATggaaaattaaatctgatttttgtggaaagattttctttttcctttatcattaattttgattgatcatactgagattctttccttgaatttcttTAGAACGTTTACCTTTTAACTTTATCGTTAACATCCTCCCTCAAATTAGACGATAGATCTAAAACTCCAAGTTTATTGTAGAACTTTATAAAAGGTGATCATGTCATCTCTTTGACAGTGATTCGGTGAGCCCAAATTtgcttcatgaatttttttgtgAAGCCAGATCGTGCTTTGGCAGCGATCCAGAAAACCTAAGTTTGATTCCTCAAGACTTTTTTCACAGGATCGAGTCTTCTCTTTGATGGAGAAGGCAGCAATGTATTTCGTCATCTGCAGGCCACCTAtgggcttcattttttttcgtCAAGCATCTTGCTTtgataccaagttaaaaaataaaaaagaagcaaaacaaaaaaaaacagcaatgaaaaaattcttttaattaaatttgCATGGTTTTTCATCATGAAAGGCTACCATGAGCCTTGGTTACACAATGCATTGAACgagcttaaatagttgaagtttCTGTAATCTCGGCAACGATAAACATAGAAAACTAAATCTGAGttttgtgaaaagattttctttttcttttatcattaattttgattgatcttgctgagattctttccttgaatttctctaGAACAGTTgcctttcaaccttatcgttaacaCTATAATCTtgacaatgataaacataggaaactaaatccgatttttatggaaagtttttctttttcctttatcattaattttaattgatcttcttgggattctttccttgaatctctcTCACACGGTTGCCTTTCAACCTTATTCTTAACAGAATGAGGCAAGGGTAGCGGAGGAGCAAGCATGAAAACACATAGTgaacttgctaagggatgcatggaggGGGCTGAACACGGAACTGCTCTCGGCTCAGGAGCAACAACAACAAACCGCCTTTtctcgttccttcatgaacgtgactctcaacattgcgagggtctcctAATGCATGTACGACTATGAAGATGAGGTcggtgtcttggagcatgagtccatggaccgAGTCTACTCTCTTATTGTCCAGCTCATCCAAACTGCCTAAGCAAACCACCAGTCGCTGTTTCCCACTTTATCAATcatgttggtgcccattaaccgaatcctacttatgatgctatgtatcatcataTAATAAATTGGACACAATAATACATTAAATTTagttctctgtctctctctctctcacacacacacacacatgtatgcaCACAGTCTGTGTAGTGTGTTTAATTACATTGGCTTGCTTCCAATCTCAACGTTACTATAACTAGAACTGTTTGACTTAGTGTGAATGATGCTCTTATTTGGTAACTTGAACCAAAAACTATTTCAGTAAACTTACAGATCCTCCTGCAAAAAATGGGTCTTGGTcagtatcaatatgaaaaagaaataaagttaacacatatatatatatatatatatatatatatatatatatatatatatatatatatatatatatatatatatatatatatatatatatatatatatatatatatatatatatatatataaggaccCATCATTATTTTTCCTCAAACTTTATTCATCTTCATGTTTTACACTGTGGAAATCAACACAAAAATGAGTTGTATAAGCTTAAAAGGATGACATGGACTATTAAGATCTTATTTATGCATTGTAACGCCATTTTAGGTAGAGTTCTATTGTTTTGAGGACCAAGATTTACATCTACATTTTGCACGAAAATGATATAGAATGTTAAAAGCAGGTGTGACAAATCAGCACACTTTTTCTAATTCATCTTTTGTAAGAGATCTTTTATATCCCAAAAGCAATAAATTCCATAAATCATAATACATAACAATTTAACATTAATGTCAAACTTAAGCACATTTGAAATGATTATGCGAGCCAATGCATATGAACGACGCGAGACGGTGTCTCCCTTTTTTATACACATGAATGATATGTATGAGCTCCACCTACTCACTGAAAGCAAACCCCAAAACCTAAAGATCCTACAGAATTCTCTAGGCAGCATCTGTCTGACTTGTGATACATCCTATACCAAGCAAGTCCAACAATTACAGTTAGACAACAGAAGAATTCTATCAAAAAGGTCACTAACAGCCATGTCATCAACTCCTTATGCTTATGGTGAAACCGTGAGAGATATGTTCAGCACTTACCCCACACCTTGTTTGCTTTCTGCAAAAGACTTCAGCTTCTGGCCTTCAAACATGCATCTGCTTTTCAAACACTCCAAAAGCACAGATAACCATATGGAATGTTATTTTTTGAACACACCCTCAGCCACCCTTGCTTGAACTTACATGATAGATTTTGTTTATAAGTCAGATTCAAGTTCAGACGTGAgattaaaaatcagatttggatatgatccAAATATATATGAACATTCGACAAAATAAGTATAATTGATCATACATCCAATTAGGATTGAATCTATTGGCATCCCCATCATTCGGGGTCGAAAACACACTATTTACATTGTTAAAGCCACTACATCACTGTCATAGgcactttcatttttttgatattttcattttcatctttata
Protein-coding regions in this window:
- the LOC116253704 gene encoding (-)-alpha-terpineol synthase-like; this translates as MASHLASRVFSAQRRPSRYQPSYGFIQSIFSASTIERQRTRLADRVSYLMATTENILQRFVYNTTNQISYTVRDITSHMKRAVQHFGRDITSHMRRAWASVCRARWCHAEQKPMLEEYLSNNRAAMTGPILLPDYFLPQNEEQAIQQLQSQSHIINLS